The Lepeophtheirus salmonis chromosome 3, UVic_Lsal_1.4, whole genome shotgun sequence genomic interval CAAATATGCACGAGTAAATATTCTCTCTTTCTGTGATTTGGCTGGGTCGGAGCGAATAAAGAAAACAAGGAATGCAGGGTCAAGGCGAATAGAGACTGGGAACATTAATGCATCCCTTCTTGTTCTGGGTAGAGTGATGAAAACGTTGAGAGACAATCAACGGATAAAAGAAGTGAGGAAACATGCAATTGTTCCTTTCAGAGATTCAAAACTCACTCGCTTATTTCAAGCATTCTTTGTTGGATTTGGAAAGGCTTCCATGATTGTTAATATTAGTCAGTCTCCCTATCTTTTTGATGAAACACTCCAGGTCTTAAAATTCTCTGCTATTACGAGTAAAATTAGTTATGCTAAGGAACAATTACCTGCTAAGCCCAAGAGAAAATCTAGATTCTCATCTATTTTATTTGAGCATAAGCGAATGTCTTCATTAAATGGACGAAATACTATCATGTGGGAAAATCCTGAGGCAAGGTCAACACTAtgtctacaaaataaaatagatgaaAAGGACGAGAGTGACATTGAGTCCTCTGAGGAAGTTAATGAGACACATTATGAAGCCCTAACAAACCTCATCAATGATTTGGAACAACGGTTAGTCGAGGAAAAACGTAAAAATGTATCCTTAGAAAGTGACATTAGAACTGAATTGTGTAACGAGTTTAATACCATGATaatgaatgttgaaaaagagtGGCAAACACGCATGAAGGAAACAACGGAGCGCATGGATGATCTTAGTGATTGGAGGATTAAGAAACTAGAAAATGCCTACAACGAAACTCGCAAACGTAAACGACACCATATTATTGACGAcgaattgaatgaaaaaatagctGAACTTGAAGCTAAGTTGGAGGAGAGAAGTCTTGAAATAGAggaaatcaaaaaacaaaacttggCTGTTAAAGACTCTCACAAGTGTATCCTTGATGCTCGAAAAAAACTGCAGGAAGAAgttacaactttaaaatttacaaatgaggacaataaaagaaaaatcaaatccaTGGAAGGAGAAATAGACAAACTAACATTACAGAATAGAAGCAAAGAATCTGCTATAGAATCTTTAAGCTCCAATCCCattataaaagatttgaaaaaccAACTTTCGGACACCGAAAGAAAGTTAACTGCAAAGACGGAGAATGCTGCATATCTCAAAAAACTTTTGGATGAAGCTGGTGAAGAATTTCTTGAAAAGGACGAGAATGAATCCAAGTTGATAGAAGCTCAAAAGTCTTTGAAGGTATTGTacatattgtattaaatgataataattaattagctcATTGTACTCAAATTTATTCCAGACTGAATTAGCTCAAGTTAAAATCGCACTAAAAGATGCACACGATGAATATTCAGTCTTAATAAAGGAATCAAATAACAGACAAGAAGAGTATGAATCAATCGATGAACTTCTGTATGCTTGTCGAAAGGAAAATAGCGAGATagttagtaaaaacaaaaagatatctgcagaattaacaaaatataaacagaTCGACAATACTAGTGACAGTAAAGAGGTAAATTTGttcataacaaattattaatgtcttttaaatattctcaataaaaataataattttatgtttcattttaaGGATGCTTCAGTAGTCGATAACCTCCGTAAAAGGTTGGATACTACCTCTTCGGAAGTAGATGgtcttttaatcaaattaaataaaacaagacAACTATATGAAGATCAAggaaaaattctcaaaaaagttgaagaagaaaagaataggcttgaaaaggatttaaatgatgaaattgaAACGCTGAGACGTTCGAAAATTAAGATTGAATCTTCAGAGcatgaaaaaaagaatctatTGTCTGATAAAGAGATTGAAATTCAGAagctagaaaaagaaattaaaaacttaatacaGAAAGGTGTAGCAAATCAACAATCTCTTGAACATAATTCTAAAGAAATAGAAATCTTGCGATCTGATGCTTCTGAGaagcaaaatattattgaaaatcttGAGGTTCAAGTAAggtcaagaaaatatatatatatattttttaaattttgtttttaaagataaagtCCTCGCAAAAAGAAGATAATGTGATAAAAATCTTAAGAAAAGAATTAAAGCTTAAAGAATATGAGCTTTCCAAGAAGGAAGCTATCATTCGAGAAGTTGAGCTAAAGTTAGAAAAATCATTGTGAGTCTAGTTAAACATACCTTTAAAAactaccattattttttttatatgtttgcaGATATGATGGAGAGGTTGAAGACTTGCCTAGAGACGAAATAGAATCATTAAAGCGGGATGTAATCCAAGCAAATGCGTATCATTCAAAGGAATTCGATAAGATCAAAAAAGctaatgaaaaagtaataaatgaatacaAGGATGCGAATAAGGAGCTCCAAAAACAAGTCGGCATTTGCTCAAATAGGGATACTGCAGATGATTCTAGTCAATTAGTCCATCAACAAATGAACGAATCAGATCAGAGCTTTAAAATCGACTCAAGCATTCTACCAACTGAATTGCAAGCCTCtggtaaaaagaaaagaaggggtAAAGTTAGAAATACCCAAAATAATAGTACAAAATCCAACAACAGCTCCTCAATTCTGGTTAATGAAAGCAatgttgaaaatgaattaaacgaTAGTGAGAATAGTGTAAGTAGGTCACAGAAATCAAATAAAGTCACTCGTTCACGTCCAGTTCATAAAACTAAGAAGAAACACGTTAATGATGTTGATAGAAGTTCCATATCGGAACTAAGTTCcgtagaaaaagaaagaaatacgcTTAAGGAAACACACAGTTTTGAATTTCTTCATTCAGGCACTGAAAACACTCCAAGAAGATCAAACCGAAcgactaataataataattttagacaATATGAGGTAAGGGTGAAAATCAacacttgtaaaaaaatcagtttttggaATGCCCATAGTGATTTTTATTGCCATTTAAGCAACTTTTTAAGAGTCTAATAACGATTCATACCCAAAATCAAAGTTAACAATAATTgattgagaaattaaatataattaagtcaattatacgaataattgtaatagttattaataCATTGTTAAGAGGGAAGGggattaacaatatttaaaaatatatggttaATATTCAACATAACTGATCAGTACTCATTACTCGTTTATCCTTATAATCTAtgtaactatatttaattttggaacttttataATGAACCCCTGCActtattatacattaaatattccataaaaaattataaactaaattgaATATTGAAGATTCACtgtttttgtgaagaaaaaaaaatgttgaatttgtattatgtttattccttaattttagaaattatatatagcaTTTGAAgggggaaataaatattaatagctttcaaataagatccttcattttacctTTTATCTCACTTTCAAGACCAGTTTACGGAGCCTATTAATTTCCAGTTCACTTTTTTAACTATCATTCCATAGTTATTTGACCAAAAATTCATTTGCACTAATGTACTCAAGATTTTCGTTTTGATTGAGGGTGAGGATTGTCCAGCCAATTCGCTGTTTTATCTGTGGGGCAATTATTCTATGACATAATGGCGCTGCAAGTACCGGTTTCAATACCTGTTTAGTACCTTTTCAAATGCATCATTAGCTCGATGCCATTGTAATTCCGATATACC includes:
- the LOC121115084 gene encoding uncharacterized protein produces the protein MDSTTFLEDNIKTFLGAPDIVPIPTYNPKGINAAKKCIDFDEEEDENIRVYARIKPRLCEEEVEGSTKESRIYISGQEVVTDPSPGAGSSYSQRFLFNKIFHPQVTQLDFFTKMVQPRLKDFLEGHNQLIFTYGATSSGKTFTVQGTLNNPGILPRSLDTIFNSLGSERIIENTPLKPCGFDTFQSCSFQDVQEEKEFVISLGSYLHQAVQDDSTTSSSSCTVDMSTTHREREKTEIEGLNHEGMFYSLWISFAEIYNENIFDLFEKVSLSKKLRGNSRKVSLKLCEERKGSAYIKGLKEIPVSSADEAYKLLLIGRKNLHFAATKLNHNSSRSHCIFTVKIIKFCDINQPKYARVNILSFCDLAGSERIKKTRNAGSRRIETGNINASLLVLGRVMKTLRDNQRIKEVRKHAIVPFRDSKLTRLFQAFFVGFGKASMIVNISQSPYLFDETLQVLKFSAITSKISYAKEQLPAKPKRKSRFSSILFEHKRMSSLNGRNTIMWENPEARSTLCLQNKIDEKDESDIESSEEVNETHYEALTNLINDLEQRLVEEKRKNVSLESDIRTELCNEFNTMIMNVEKEWQTRMKETTERMDDLSDWRIKKLENAYNETRKRKRHHIIDDELNEKIAELEAKLEERSLEIEEIKKQNLAVKDSHKCILDARKKLQEEVTTLKFTNEDNKRKIKSMEGEIDKLTLQNRSKESAIESLSSNPIIKDLKNQLSDTERKLTAKTENAAYLKKLLDEAGEEFLEKDENESKLIEAQKSLKTELAQVKIALKDAHDEYSVLIKESNNRQEEYESIDELLYACRKENSEIVSKNKKISAELTKYKQIDNTSDSKEDASVVDNLRKRLDTTSSEVDGLLIKLNKTRQLYEDQGKILKKVEEEKNRLEKDLNDEIETLRRSKIKIESSEHEKKNLLSDKEIEIQKLEKEIKNLIQKGVANQQSLEHNSKEIEILRSDASEKQNIIENLEVQIKSSQKEDNVIKILRKELKLKEYELSKKEAIIREVELKLEKSLYDGEVEDLPRDEIESLKRDVIQANAYHSKEFDKIKKANEKVINEYKDANKELQKQVGICSNRDTADDSSQLVHQQMNESDQSFKIDSSILPTELQASGKKKRRGKVRNTQNNSTKSNNSSSILVNESNVENELNDSENSVSRSQKSNKVTRSRPVHKTKKKHVNDVDRSSISELSSVEKERNTLKETHSFEFLHSGTENTPRRSNRTTNNNNFRQYEVLKSLENLTEIEEEEERASQSFVGKRQLRTRKKK